The genomic DNA ATTCTTTGCCCAGTGCGTGACTAAGGCTCATTTACTTACGCCTGTGAATGGTGCAATTTCTGATTACAGTCATTGGTCGTGGTGGTGAGCAGATTTCTAGACTGCAGCGTGAATCGGGTGCAAAGATCCAGATGGCTCAAGACAGTGGCGGTTTACCAGAGCGTGTTTGTACAATTTCGGGCCCTAGGTAACTGGACAGTTTCCACATTTCCACATTAGAATATTACTGTCAATGTTGAagtcttgcaaaaaaaattttttttttataaatgtatgaaatataaatttaatcattttgtccCTTTTTGCAGGGATGCCATTAATCGTGCAAAAGATATGATATTTGACATAGTTCAGCGTGGTGATACACCAGCTGAACGGCGTGGACGTGGAGGAATGGGAGGGCCTGGTGGTGGTCCAGGTGGTCCGCCTGGGGGTGGTGGTCCTATGGGCCCTCCTGGCATGGAAATGGGAGGAAATGCTGCTACTGTGGAAATAAGCATACCGGGTCCAAAAGTTGGACTTATAATAGgtaaggttcttcttcttcttcttcttcttcttcttcttcttcttcttcttcttcttcttttcttctgcttctgcttctgcttcttctgaTATTGTAAaagtttatcatttttaattgtatCAAAGAGAGTATCTTACTTTTCATCTGTTACAGGCAAAGGTGGTGAGACAATTAAACAACTTCAAGAAAAGAGTGGGGCAAAGATGGTCATCATACAGGATGGCCCTcagcaggaaaatgaaaagccCCTTAGAATTAGTGGTGATCATCAGAAGGTACAGAACTTTGGAATACCAATTCGCATGTGTGTTTgacattattttcctcttttcatatGAGAATGGcattagttttcatttattaaaataagGATTGacctgaataattttttttactatcttttaAGGTTGAAATGGCCAAGCAACTTGTATACGATTTAATTGCTGAAAAAGAGACTCAAGCTGCGCAGTTTGGTGGAAGAGGTCGAGGTAGAGGTGGTTTTGGTGACAGAAGGGGCGAAGGCAGAGGTGATAGAGATCGACGAGATAGAGATCGTGATAGGGATGAATATGGTGGTGGCGATGAGAGGGTAAGTAAATTTTGTGACAAGAATGTAATATATTTGGTTTCCCATTTGCCtcgaaaaaataactgaaatttgaTCCTCATGGTCACATTATGCTCGATTAGCAAAAGCAActggggaaaaaaggaaatagtTTTTAGGTTGTATGACTGTCAAGCAGGAAGAGTCAAAACCCTCCGATGCTCTTTCTTGCTgtaaaacgacttccactgctctttaggccatgcctggCATTCCGCGCAAGGATTAGTTAAAATACAGGTGCCTACACGTGATATGGGTATTGGTCGCCGCCTAAGCCAAAAACCGAGAACACTGAAAACCTTGAATTCCGGGGCGCACACATTGACGAGGCCGAGGAGTAGCAGAAGCAGGCATAATATCAGCCAAAAaaaccgggtaaaggccaagagaggttaaccacgACTCGCCTaggcggttaaagaaaagacttgACGTGGTGGCGTAGGTGattggtccttgaccactcttcacccgatctacgcatgcgttgcctgATATCACAAGATATCTTGCTTTCATCTTTGAGCGATTCCAGCTAGacactagaaattatccttttgttaatacctcaggtttgtagctatagaaaaatgaaagtgaaatggatgaaaacgggcaaactaaaaccggcttCAAAACAGATACAGTaaacacgtcctatcttaaaggcggtagaatAGTAACTGGTGGGTCACGGGACGCctagggcattctgggtaatacatgctGTGTGACCTGGtgtagatgccaatagtccctggatctcataagtttaattttaatttaccgGTTTCTAGCTAGGCGccagtaaatcctaatgttaagacctcaggtttgttagttatgaaaaatacaaattagttacaaatttgtcatattgtcttggaaaatttgtcatttttcctgtCTCAGGTGATATGAACATATATTATGAATCCTGTAGTGCAAGGTTTAGAAACCATGAGAgaaatttttaatctttttatgtaCCCTTAATGGATATACATGCTCACATGAGttgcaataacaggttttgggggGTGGACAGTGTCactcattttttaataatattttccatcGATTTTTTGGGAATTGGGGAGAAGAGGTGCCATTGCTTTTATAGgtcataaattcactaatggcaacttctTGTCGGCTAAAATCTACTTTGCAGCTCATAAGAGACTTAATTGggttcttgacttcaagggaggatgtaATGCTTCTGTCATGCAAGATgtgtttttgtaaatttgctcattaATATACCAAGGAGgtactgttggttttagttcttatctttgaTGATATGTGAGTTACAGATGtaatttttgcaaagaaaagtgcaaagaaatattagaaaaaacatttataaataaaatataaagttactgtcttcttggtaaatttaagtacaggtactcctcatttaacgTCATACATGTTTTACACCAACTTGGAGTTACGACGATAAcatgaagagaataaaaaaaataaaaataaaaataaaaacattgctaatggtggccaagagaaaggctattcagtgccaataatctagcctagcctaagtttttgaaaactaaaatctatggctaaaacaataaatgaggctcttaatatactttgtaaagaaagCTATACAGTGAACCTCTTAAATTCGGCATCTGTGGTCTGGGAACTCCACTGGGCGGCTTGATTCAGCCGCCATTAGGTAGTTGCGCAGCTGAACGGGTGGTGCCACGTTTGTTTAAAACTTCAAGACGACAGAAATTATGCCATATCCTTTGTTTATTGAGAATATAagtcttagtaatgaaaagaaaatgtgtgaagtcaaatatgttttttataataactttaaaataaatatatttttcttaaatattccacttgagaagtgTCTACCAGCCaatccttttaatcaaaacaatgagacatttggcatgcaCGAATTCCCTACtcttagtatgcttgaaagacttGCATGTCATACAGtttgatcatttttttaatacaactgtgtatttacatatgtattagACATGTCACCCATTAGATCAGATGATACTAGAGGTAAGAAGTGCAAGCGTAAATCTTTATCAATGCTAGAAAATGCTTATCCAATTACTGAATAGTCTAGTGTTCgctttcctcaatagatggcgttgtgctttgtttacgttttgacggcgACATTCGAAAGACCTGTGATCACTgaaattcacttttctttttaatctcgCTACcctctacaaaaaaaataaatgacgaagaaaCTAATTGGTATAATTATAAAATACCAAATTTAGAATATAAAAGTCTGCTGAACAATGTGCAGTTTCTGAGAAAAGTTTAGTGCTGTATTGACTAGTTTTGACTTACTAGTAGGCTAACTCAGGATTGTAGGCTAAATTTGTTATAaatacactattttaaagaaaatatacattatgaatttagaaaatggtgaagttaaaatatatgagtaataaaatgataaaaagcattgTCAGAACTTTTCTAAGCAGCAAGCTATGTTGGAAACTAGTTctgtgtaatatgtgtgtgttaaaATTAATGCTATTAGTCGTAATAAAGAGCAACGCATTTAATGACGTGGTTGCTGGAACAGAACCCCGTCGTTAAACGAGTACctgtaaatattttgctaatatgCTCAAAAATTTGTTAactagttttatttcttatctggtttGATATTGTGtggtctataattataattttacaaaataaatttgttagaaaatattttgtataacttcataaaatttacaattgtctagTAAAAGAAACacaatataactgatgggtcacaggtagccgtgggcattctgggtatacatgccccgtgacctggtatagatgccattagtccctggatctcacaagtgtaattttaattctaccggtttccagcttggcgctagtaaatcctaatgttaagacctaaggtttgttagttatgaaaaatacaaattagtcacaaatttggtatttttcaaCTTGCAATGAAAACTTTTatcaaattattctctctctctctctctctctctctctctctctcttcctctctcgctctcgggagggggggggggggggggggggggggggtcttttcGGTTCTTGGGGGGGTTCTTTCGTCCTCTCTCTCATCGGTCTCTCTTCTAAATTCCATCCTCtgtctcctccttcttctcctccctgGTCATATCTATCTACCtcatctcctcttctctcatatatattgatttattacccTGTCCATTAAGGAATAGATTTAATTATTGTGTATGGTATGATTCTTGAATATGAGTGCTCtaaaatttttcttatgtataattTTAGGAACGATTTGGTGGCGGGCGAGGTGGTCGAGGTGGCTTCAACAATGACTGGGGTGGTCGAGGTGGTCATGGTGGGCCAGGAGGACCTATGGGTCGTGGGGGTTTTGGTGGTCCAGGTGGCCCTGGAGGACCTGGTGGGCCTGGTGGGCCAGGGATGGGTGGACCTGGTGGACCAGGTGGACCTAGTAAGTGCTATTCAACTTGGAAGAAGtccagttttttatttcatttataaaggTTTCTGTGAATAACATTTTATGTTGCAGATAATAGAATAAGATGATTTGGGAGCACAGAACTAGTGTTGAATTTTATTAGATACTTAACCAAGCATTGTTTCTAACTACAGTGGGTCGCGGTGGGCCAATGGGAGGCCCCATGGGAGGtcaaggtggtggtggtggacgtGGTGGACCAAATGACAAATTAGAAGCTATATTTAATGTTCCTGCAAATAAATGTGGTTTAGTAATAGGAAAAGGTAGGTACTGCTTTATTTCAAATATGAAGATAATTGAATTTGTCCTACTCCAtggaatttgatatttttatataaaggaaCTGCACTAACTTGAAAAGTCAAGTACTGTACAAATTTGTGAAAGTAATAAATCCCATTATAATTTTATTCCTTGGTTTTAGGTGGTGAGACTATCCGAACAATTAACCAGCAGACTGGTGCACACTGTGAGTTGGATAGACGACCGCCCCAGAACATTAATGAGAAGACATTCATAATTCGTGGATCTCATGAGCAAAtagaaaatgcaaagaaaatgatAGCAGAAAAAGCAGGCATGGTAAGTATAATCAGAGATTAGTTGCCTGTCTGAGATTATAACCCTtcttgacaaaataaattttgcatTCATGTGATAGTTTTGAGAATTGTGatcaatttattatattatgCACTCAATTTTAACAGTATTGCAAGAATGTGAGTTAATTCATTAAGTACTAAGTACAGGAGAGTATTGAATATTGATAATGCAAGTACCTTCTTGATACATACTAAAGTAAACACAACATAGTCTTTAGATGCAGTAGAGAGTTAAACAGTTATTTTGAGCAAGTTCAGCTTTTGTCATAATAAAGTAAATACTTGCCTAACTGTTTTGTTCAGGGTCCTGGTGGTCCTGGTCAAAATGGTAATACAAATCTGGCACCACAGGGTTGGGGCAATGCGTATCAACAGTGGAATCAAGGCCATCCCAATGATCCCAGtgagtattgtttttatttattttttttaattcagtttaaGGTTTGATTGACTGGCCTAAGGAAACGTGTTttttgatgaaagtatggttttaagaGTCCCAAGATAGATAAGCCTTATAGTATCATGTTTGCTGTGAAGACTAAAGAAGGCATTGTATTGTATGGTTTCAGATTTTATTAGTGTTGTAGCGAGCTGCAAGAAATAATTTGATTCGATATACCCagcatatttttatgtaatttatatttgttCTTATGGGAGTACAAACCAGATCTTTTTATGTTTGAGTCTTTAGTGTAATCTGGAATTGTTGAGACACTGTAACATGGTAGTTGCAACTGGTGTTAGGAGTAGCCCTACTTGCCTTCTGTcacaaagtatttttttaaagatgtatGGATTTGCTTATGAAGGGTAAATTGTAGGGGTTAAGGATGAGAATGAGTGTGTGGGAGTTTAATGGTATGTACTCGGTATTTGTAGTTCCCATGGATGTACTATGCATTTTTGGATCTGCACTGATACCATGCCTTTTATATGAAAGACTTCCAGTCATGATATTCCCTGTGAGTAGTGTGCAAGTTTGTCTCATGTGCAATGGAAGGTTTTGAGAACATAAAAAGGAAAGATCAAAACCTTCAGCTGTTGTCGTCAAGGGAAAATATGCccatggaactaaaaaaaaaaaaaaaaaaaaatccctaaccCCCTTCCCCCTGCGTATTAGTTTttccatgtttgtatgtatgtttatatatcagATATTTATTATGACGATCCTCTCAAACAAGAACTTATATAATCCCACCTCACCCAACATGCTTGACCTCTGTTGCCAGAGAGAAAAGTGCTTGGTGATGGTGAGGTGGGGTTTCCCTACTTGCTTTTATTTCACCAGTTACTACCTTATCAAGTCACAGCACCCAATTCCAGCTCATGCAGAAGAATACTGCTACATAAAATGCTCTGATACGTTTACTTTAGAAATTCTTACGTATGTTGTGAAACATAATCATGACATCAAAGATGGATTAACCTACGTTGTAGATGCTGTAATCTaacttaatattcaaaatagaatCTGAGCTTGCATACAGTAATATTTGGGGTTGTCCCATTTGGTTTAATTAAGTATTTCATCataaatttaacttttatatagtatatagtaatctGAATACAGCTTCCTTTTTTCTTGTGTGATTTTAGAAAATCTGTTCATTTTTCTTAACTAGGGTGTAATCATAAGTTATGGTGTGCTGggagaatttttagtttttaggATGTTTTTTCCCACTTATGTGAAATATGGAATGTGgtctttttgtgttttgaaagcTGGGAGTGAGTGTAAATGGATGAAGGTATGTAATTCCAACCAAGGGAAGGCTAATATTGACAGTAATTAGGAAAGCAATACCCACGTGGTAGTCTGTCCATAGGTTTTTTTGATTACTGGGAATGACTGTACTTGCAGAATCAGTGTGTTGGTGGTTTCCAGATTGCATATTTACAAGTATTTTTATagttgatttgtgtgtgtgtgtgtaatatttaacCCTTACAGACTGagcatgaatatatattaacCCTTATTGGACGGATGCCCATGTATGAGTAACAACAACGGTTTGAATGGTTGATGGATTACCTCCGGTGAGTATCAATATTACCCACCATTGATTTAGAGAAATCTGCAGGGAAAGCATCTCCATTACTTCAATAGCCTATAAATTTATCATCgacaacttttagactggctcagcTTGCTGAATCTAGGCCGCTCATGATTTAGTTGTGTTCATGACTTCAAGgaggtaaaacacacacacacacacacacactcacacactctctctctctctctctctctctctctctctctctctctctctctctctctctctctctctctctctctctctctcaataaaactcTGTTGGGTTAGTTCTAATCTTTTTTGATAGGATGTCAGTTATAATCTCagtttgcaaagaaatattagaaaaactaacctaaaaaagttactgcatctttgatctcggtaaatttgtaaatattttacaatatatatgctcagaatttgctacaaattttagttcttatctgttataatattgtgtgagctgtaattataattttacaaaataaaataaaattatcagaaaaaacatgcataacttaaaatttacaattgttttGTAAGTAGGCCCCATAAGGGGTTGTaaagtcattttcaactttttgtggaagataggaattttttttttcccaccttGTGTATTTGGATAtctctttccattgatttatattatatatatataatcttaaattgGTTGACCTCAAAGTTTGCCCGGTCGGGGgggtgcttatgtatatatatacaaatttttttagcCCGGCTCTTAAGGGTGGAAACACCCCTAGATGAGGTAAACTTTTAAGGTTGGCCAGAAAAAAAGTTATGCAATTGCACGTGGTATAAAAAAACTTGGAAATTTTCTATACTTTCCGTTGGAAGAATAAAGTGAATATTTCCAACCCTGTGTTAGTCTTATTTTCCAGGACTCAAAAAAATTTGCTAATTTGACCAAGTTGTACAGTTTCAGCTCGCACAGTATCCTAACAATTAAGAACTaacatcagtaacaaattctgagtatatttatggtaaaatatttatgagatgTAATAAGATGGAGAGATGCAGTACCTCTAGTgatttatacattattttctaatatttctttgtactttaatgtgcaaaattacaattattaataataataataattatagctaTACATCTATTGTAAAAGAAATGAACTAAAACCAGCAGCAGTCCGATGTATTTATGAgcgaatacatacatacctacaatacatacatacctacaagACCTCTTGTGACAAGGTGTTGCAGTACATTTCCTCATGAAATCTAAAGTCGCACTGATTTCTATCATTCCTGTACTTAGGTAATAGTGTTGCCAGAAGTCAAATACGGCCCATCGATGTGATTCAAACATTTTCCCAcaaatttttttcaaactttATGGCACAAAATATAAATTCTCATCTGTGGCAAACTGGATCAAACATCTAAAGCCGTTGTTATGCCTCACATGATCATGCTTGGCCTGAAGGGTTAAAGGGTTTCCTGTTGGAGTAGATACCAAAGTATATAAAAATGGTCATTGTCCTTTACGACCTACTTATGCGTACTATTTATGGGGAAACATTTGTTGAGAAATCCTAAAATATAGGATTTTATTAGAAGTTAACAATATTATGGTATACATAACCACTGCCATTTCAGAGGAAAGCAGCTGAGCATGTGTTTGTGTGCACATGAGTGTGTGCATGCTTGTGCAACTTTCAAAGTTTTTATGGTGAAACAGGTGTTAGGAGACAGTTGTTGTGTATGGACATCTGATCAGTGAACTTTACTTTAGAAAGTGAATCATGATTATTGTAAAGTGTTATAACAAGACCACCGAGTTATTTTTTGTAGAATTGTACTGCTTAACAGGAGTATATTTTCTGGAACGAGAGGTGGAATTGACTATCCTTATGAGAGATAGGATGTTAACTCACTGGGTTGgctaaattttcataaataatatggAGGAAGGTGAAGTTAAGAAATTGGACAACTGCAGTTAGGAGCAGAAGGAATGCTGTGTAAAGAACTATTAGTTGTCCAAAGTGTCATAGAAGACACACTAAGCAATACACCCCCACATACATAAAGTAAAACAACAGGTCaccaagcaaagaaaaaaaattttaagctcTTCATTGTAACTGTTTGTTACctttactttgaattttatttgattCTCTTGGCTTTGGGAAATGGTAATACTGTAATGCCTTAGAATAAAGTTTCAGCCAGTGTTGACTTTAATATCCGTAAACTAAGTTTTATTGCTGAATATAGTTTAGAATTTTATTTAGGTAACTATTTTAGCCCAAAGTTATCCTTTCTCAAGTTGCTCATTAGAGGGATTGTGTATTGTTTAAGGATTTTTAATTTAGTTAAAGACCACCGAGTCATATTTCTAGACTTAAGGGACTGCCCGAGGGGTTCATTGTTAAGTGAggggaaaactgaaataaagtGAAAGTTAAAAGCTAGGTAGGAATATTGGTATTTACTAAAAGACTTAAGGGTGGGAAGGAATgctgcaaaaatatttttaaatacaatGTACAGTATGCCACTAGGGCGCCACAAGGGCACTTAAGTATTTACACCCTTGAAGTGAATTTTTAGAGGAATTTTATCGACATCGAGGATAGCTAGTGAGGAATATTGCGAAATTATTCAATTTTAACTGTTGAAGATCCATCTTTAAACCTACTGGGAAATAAACATGAGTAAATTTTGAAAGAGGGATTGACTGGCAGTATATCTAGTTACCTCTAGTTTTTGGTATCTTTTGTGTATAGTGGGACTGgaaaacagtaataaaattttctttgtttttgtggaTATTAAAATAGTGATTATATTTTTGTTAGCCAAACAAGCAGCAGATGCTAATGCAGCAGCGTGGGCAGCATATTTTTCACAATACTACCCTGGGCAAAATCAACAAAATAGCAATGCACCTCCTAATAGTCAACCACAACCCAATGCCAATCAACCTCCATCTGGTCCTGGAGCTGGtgagtaatattttgtaatatgtgGTCAGTATTGCCAGTGTGGCATGATGAATTTTTGTTCTAGATAAGGCAGATTTGTCCATTTTCTCAGCCTTACAGGATCAGTTCACAATGGATAACACTACCCTGAAAAAGTGAAGACCTTATACTTCACAATTCTATAGAACTTTATAATAGTAAATTGTAATGCATAATCTAGCTATGGCTTCTCGCAATCATAGAATATGGATGGTTAGATTTTCAGCCATATTTaatcatttaagaaaattaagGGAAGGTGTTGATGCAACTGGATTTATGTAAACTTAACCCATAACTATATAAAACACTTTGGGCTAGGGCTATGAATTTAGTCACTTGGTTtggttacattctctctctctctctctcatctctctctctctctctctgccagttgAATTAAGTATAATCACTAATCACCTTACCTTTTGGTTGAGTTGAGTATCAGTTTGGATATGACTTTTTACCTTGCAGGTGGCCAAGCAGACTACTCGGCACAGTGGGCAGACTACTACAGAAGCATGGGAATGCACAGGGAAGCAGAAGCAATAGAGCATCAGGCCAAGAGTATGAAAGTTGGTGGCCCAGGTGGTCCTACCCCTAATGCTGCACCTCAACAGGTATTTTGTcccatattattttttattttttttttttattttttttttccctcataccAGGACAGCCATTTGCCATTCTAGAGCATCAATAACTCACAGTAGTTAACAAAGTGTTATTGCCTTTGGGGTGTTCTGAACAGGATTGCTTATTCTTCAGTATGTGGAGTCAGTACTTGAGGATTTTTATTTGGGAATCACACACTTTTAACGTTAATTCCACTTATTATATAGCTTTTCTTTGTCTAGAACAAGTCGCATAGATATATTAGCAGTGTATTGCAGATTTTCATAACTTCCTGCATTATTGATGCTCTAGGGTGGAGGTGCTCAGCCAGCAGCTCCTGGAGGTGGCGTAGGTGGTGGTGCGCCGGGTGCACAGGACTACTCGCAACAATGGATAGAGTACTACAGGGCACAGGGCATGCACGCAGAAGCTGATAAAATTGAGGCACAAGTCAAAGCTTCCAAGGTCAGTGGATCTGTTCTGGTTGTAAAAAAGGAGGCCAGAGTACCTCGTACGATACATCAAGTGGTAACGGGTGCTGTCGCTAGGAATGTTCCTTAAAACTCGACCATCACCTttgatggaaattttttttttatttatattataggtgaattttttgttttattttaaatttaatttagggtggtattttctatttttatttttgctggacAATTGCATAATGCAAATTGTTAAAATTTCTTTGTTGCAGAGGATTTGGTTTGTCAAAATTTCTTTGTTGCAGAGGATTTGGTTTAATATGCAGTTTCAAGTATTTTATGCATATGGTAAATGTATTGACATTCCTTGTGATTTTGAAAGTTTTGTGAAATGTTCTAACATTAAGATCATAGTGAAAGGTATTTTTAAACAAATCCCAACTACACAGTTCAGATGTTTTTTTCCAAATATGAAGTGAGGGTTTGATTGAAGCATGAATTGACTTTTTGTATTGCAGTCTTTTTGGGATAGTCACATTTTGTTTGGTTACTTTCATGAAGTGGACTAAGTATCAAATTGAGTCCTTGCTAGTAATAGTTATTAGGGACCAAAAGCACAATAGTGGTTTTATTGAAGTAGTTAGTTTTCTTGCCACCCAcctccaaaaattttttttaaagttaggtATTCTAGAGCCAGAGCATTATGCAATTTAGTGTTATTAGGGATGGCTAGATCTTTTTAGAGCAAGATTATACCTGTAGTACCACAGTAAGTCATAGCTTTAGTAAGCTGTTATGAATCTCATAGGTATAACTACTTGTATAAACTTGACTAGGAGGTGTTTTTGCACTTTTGACAAAATCCTTCTCTATTAAGTGATAAGGTGATACTCttgcaacaaaatgtttttatataagcGATGAGGTGAAACCCTAGAGAACCTGTATTCTAACAGAAaagacataaaaggaaaaatattaacccttaaacgctgagcctcttatttacaaaagtgctgtatgccggcggcgttcggagttagcgccgaagctgaaaaaagttttttcaaaaaatcacagcacacacagtttttaagattaacgagttcatttttggctcctcttttttttattttttattttttttttgcctgaagtttagtatgcaaccatcagaaatgaaaaaaatatactataaatattaaaatagtatatgacagcgcaaaaaaaaattctatatataattgtatacaaatcgtgctgtgagcaaatggttaaatcttttttttttttttttttcaattaccttcattttgcaacaaacgggaagtctctagcacaatattttgatttatggtgaatttttgaaaactttcttttttacgtccgcgcaatacaaattcatgcatca from Macrobrachium nipponense isolate FS-2020 chromosome 22, ASM1510439v2, whole genome shotgun sequence includes the following:
- the LOC135198758 gene encoding far upstream element-binding protein 1-like isoform X1, translating into MMAAAAGPDSTNFAQSSAFADAVQRARQVDDRQNEDMKRPEIAAKIQPSGQKRPLEEAEGGMDRPQGPDAKRPPGGGDGGGGGGGGGGGVFMSGPLMGGPGSAPGGGAPGGGPPHRGLGSVESDEIQVPDKMVGLRGPGGGGAMESEDIKVPDKLVGVIIGRGGEQISRLQRESGAKIQMAQDSGGLPERVCTISGPRDAINRAKDMIFDIVQRGDTPAERRGRGGMGGPGGGPGGPPGGGGPMGPPGMEMGGNAATVEISIPGPKVGLIIGKGGETIKQLQEKSGAKMVIIQDGPQQENEKPLRISGDHQKVEMAKQLVYDLIAEKETQAAQFGGRGRGRGGFGDRRGEGRGDRDRRDRDRDRDEYGGGDERERFGGGRGGRGGFNNDWGGRGGHGGPGGPMGRGGFGGPGGPGGPGGPGGPGMGGPGGPGGPMGRGGPMGGPMGGQGGGGGRGGPNDKLEAIFNVPANKCGLVIGKGGETIRTINQQTGAHCELDRRPPQNINEKTFIIRGSHEQIENAKKMIAEKAGMGPGGPGQNGNTNLAPQGWGNAYQQWNQGHPNDPTKQAADANAAAWAAYFSQYYPGQNQQNSNAPPNSQPQPNANQPPSGPGAGGQADYSAQWADYYRSMGMHREAEAIEHQAKSMKVGGPGGPTPNAAPQQGGGAQPAAPGGGVGGGAPGAQDYSQQWIEYYRAQGMHAEADKIEAQVKASKGGVGGAPAVPNAPHQLGGAPGGPASAAAAVAAAAVNGQGPGQQSSGGMTDYSQQWIEYYRSQGMHAEADKIEQQLKAAKGGAGGPPGGGPTVTPMYNPTYNQGY